One part of the Actinomycetota bacterium genome encodes these proteins:
- the ftsW gene encoding putative lipid II flippase FtsW, with translation MERIKFSKEYFTILISTILLFTIGIIMISSSSTEYSRRYFDDSFYLLKKHLLHAMAGIVVLAFVMNIPFNKYRYLSYLLIFVNVILLILVLIPEIGISAGGSRSWIDLGIFSLQPSEFAKISLIIFASDILVRKKKSINRFIHLVIPLLLISAIITYLIFLQPDLGTAVIIWLSLFVILFTGKVKFRHLLLILIIWLLIVGLYITKAEYRMERITSFLSEYSGEDTDTNSDNYQLKQALIALGSGGIFGKGLGKSIQKLAYLPNPHTDFIFAIIGEELGLIGSLFVVVLYLVFAIAGMSLCLRTKNQLGKLLAVGITIYIVGQALINIGVVSGLLPVTGVPLPLISTGGSSLITSLVSIGILLNIAKGEKSELDYEDND, from the coding sequence TCGAAAGAATATTTCACCATATTAATATCAACTATTCTTCTATTTACAATTGGGATAATTATGATATCCAGTTCTTCTACGGAGTATTCAAGAAGATATTTTGATGATTCATTTTATCTTTTGAAAAAGCATCTTCTTCATGCCATGGCTGGAATAGTGGTTTTAGCTTTTGTAATGAATATCCCATTTAATAAATATCGTTATCTATCATATCTTTTGATATTTGTAAATGTAATATTGCTGATATTGGTATTAATTCCGGAAATAGGTATCAGTGCAGGGGGTTCTCGAAGTTGGATAGATCTGGGAATTTTTTCCCTACAACCCTCAGAATTTGCAAAAATAAGTTTAATTATTTTTGCTTCGGACATTTTGGTTAGGAAGAAGAAGTCCATTAATAGATTTATACACTTAGTAATTCCACTACTTTTAATTTCAGCTATAATTACGTATTTAATTTTTTTACAACCTGATTTGGGTACAGCAGTAATAATATGGTTATCTCTTTTTGTCATCCTTTTCACTGGTAAAGTTAAATTTCGACACTTGCTATTGATTTTGATAATCTGGCTTTTAATTGTTGGTTTGTATATTACAAAGGCAGAATACAGAATGGAAAGAATTACCAGTTTTTTATCTGAATATTCAGGTGAAGATACTGATACAAATAGTGATAATTATCAATTAAAACAAGCTCTTATAGCTTTGGGATCTGGAGGTATTTTTGGTAAAGGCCTTGGTAAGAGTATACAAAAATTGGCTTATTTACCTAATCCTCATACTGATTTTATATTTGCAATAATAGGCGAAGAGCTAGGTTTAATAGGCTCTCTTTTTGTGGTTGTTTTATATTTAGTATTTGCTATTGCTGGAATGTCTTTATGTCTTCGTACTAAAAATCAACTTGGCAAATTATTAGCAGTTGGAATTACAATATATATAGTTGGACAGGCATTAATAAATATAGGTGTTGTAAGTGGATTGCTACCTGTAACTGGTGTACCTCTTCCACTTATAAGTACTGGAGGTTCGTCATTAATTACATCTTTAGTATCAATTGGAATATTATTAAATATTGCAAAGGGAGAAAAGAGTGAGTTAGATTATGAAGATAATGATTAG